The Pseudomonas sp. KU26590 genomic sequence CCCGACGGGCGAAGATATTGCCAATGGCATCGACGCTCACCGTGCAACCGGCCGCCTCGCACCACTTCACGAACAGGTCCCGGGCCTGGCGATCCAGGTCCGTCAGCGCCAGACGGCAGACGCCGCCTTTGGCCGTCGCGCCCAATTGCGCCAGGTCCATGAGCGATTGCCAGAGTCGCTGGCTGTCGATCAGCGGCTGGCTTGAGGCCAACACGTCCGGGGTGATTGCAGTGTTCATAGGGGTTTCTCCAACAGACAGTCAGCGCTTCAGGAAGGGCGTGATCCGGCAATACGCACCGCGAGTTTCACCAGGCTCAGGTCACTGCCCCGAGGCCCCATGAGCGAAATACCCAACGGCGCGCCGTCCTTCATGGCCAGCGGCATACTCAGCTGTGGCGTACGGCACAGCACCGAAATGGCCAGCAGGTGGTGTGAAATCTGCCGGGCCTGTTCGATCTCCTCGTCTTTGGCGCTCAGCAGCGGGGCGATGTCCGGGACGGTCGGCATGACCAGTACCCGATCGCCCAACAGCTCGGTCCACGTCGCAGCGAAGCGCTCACGCAGGGCGCACGACTGCTCGTACTGCGCGTCGGTGACGGCTTTGGACCAGGCGAAACGGGCGGCCACGTCGGGGCCCAGGCACAGACCGTTCTGCTCGATGAACGCGCCTTGTGCCTGCCACGCCTCGCGCCCCTGAATGTAGCGAAAGGCCCAATAGGCATCGGTCAGCGACGGCAGCTCACCTTGCAGTTGTTGCAGCGGTCCGTAGAGGCTCTCGATCCCGGCGATGGCAGGCGCCAACGCTTCGCGTGAAGCTTCCGGCAGCAGGGCAAACAACGCATCACTGATCACAAAAGACGGCGCGTCACCGAGGGGTGCCGGATCCTCGCCCAGCAGGCACTCGCCCACGCGGCCGAACAGCGCAGCGTCTCGGGTGAAATACCCGGCGGTGTCCATGCTTTCACACAGGGCCTGGGTGTTGGCCAGCGACAGGCGTCCGTGGCTGGGGCGCAGGCCGAACAAACCGCAATAACTGGCCGGCGTGCGCACGGAACCGC encodes the following:
- a CDS encoding amidase gives rise to the protein MTDSAFALMPYPAVDVPHGASGPLAGYTFAAKDLFDVAGYPTGGGNPHVLAISGIKTTTAPTIQRLLDAGAQLIGKAHTNEMAFSMSGKNAHYGTPRNGAAHDRIPGGSSSGSASAVSNHLCDFAMGSDTGGSVRTPASYCGLFGLRPSHGRLSLANTQALCESMDTAGYFTRDAALFGRVGECLLGEDPAPLGDAPSFVISDALFALLPEASREALAPAIAGIESLYGPLQQLQGELPSLTDAYWAFRYIQGREAWQAQGAFIEQNGLCLGPDVAARFAWSKAVTDAQYEQSCALRERFAATWTELLGDRVLVMPTVPDIAPLLSAKDEEIEQARQISHHLLAISVLCRTPQLSMPLAMKDGAPLGISLMGPRGSDLSLVKLAVRIAGSRPS